In Deltaproteobacteria bacterium, the following are encoded in one genomic region:
- a CDS encoding HD domain-containing protein: MHIRDPIHGAIGISPAERRLLDTRAFQRLRHIKQLGFSDVAFPGATHTRFVHVVGAMHVSGLLFDQVFGRETGLPSEVQQRFRQALRLAVLSHDLGHPPLSHTSEFALPMLSTLGLPSWAVDDPGRRATHEDYTRLLFLDGAFAERLEALFPEGPGAAEVLTLLGGDPPEAIGAFVHGGIDYKPLLRQMVASELDADRMDYLRRDSLYAGVTYGQFDLTWLLSNLGLTVQGDAAYLALDRRAIFAFEDFLLSRYHMFLAVYFHRASVAYDEMLRRYFLTAEGAYQVPQTAAAFLETDDIDLYGVLRASPDEWARRIVKRQGYRTVYEEQSGDDPRFEEVAAVLTAAGISTLESESSSTVSRYLPGSRGLFVRTPGGEVPVDTYTPLFDRYAEAATIRRIYVPPEDEARARELSRPRGT, translated from the coding sequence ATGCACATCCGGGACCCCATCCACGGCGCCATCGGCATCAGCCCGGCCGAGCGGAGGCTCCTCGACACCCGGGCCTTCCAGCGCCTGCGCCACATCAAGCAGCTCGGCTTCTCGGACGTCGCCTTCCCCGGCGCGACCCACACCCGCTTCGTCCACGTCGTCGGCGCGATGCACGTCAGCGGGCTGCTCTTCGATCAGGTCTTCGGCCGGGAGACCGGGCTGCCCTCCGAGGTCCAGCAGCGCTTCCGTCAGGCCCTGCGCCTGGCGGTGCTCTCCCACGACCTGGGGCACCCTCCCCTCTCCCACACCTCCGAGTTCGCCCTGCCGATGCTCTCCACCCTCGGCCTGCCCTCCTGGGCGGTGGACGACCCCGGCCGCCGGGCCACCCACGAGGACTACACCCGCCTCCTCTTCCTCGACGGCGCCTTCGCCGAGCGGCTCGAGGCGCTCTTCCCGGAGGGCCCGGGGGCGGCCGAGGTCCTCACCCTCCTCGGCGGCGATCCGCCGGAGGCCATCGGAGCCTTCGTCCACGGCGGCATCGACTACAAGCCGCTGCTGCGGCAGATGGTCGCCTCCGAGCTCGACGCCGACCGGATGGACTACCTGCGGAGGGACTCCCTCTACGCCGGGGTGACCTACGGCCAGTTCGACCTGACCTGGCTGCTCTCGAACCTCGGCCTGACGGTGCAGGGCGACGCCGCGTACCTCGCCCTCGACCGGCGCGCCATCTTCGCCTTCGAGGACTTCCTCCTCTCGCGCTACCACATGTTCCTCGCCGTCTACTTCCACCGCGCCTCGGTGGCCTACGACGAGATGCTCCGCCGCTACTTCCTCACCGCCGAGGGGGCCTACCAGGTGCCGCAGACGGCCGCGGCCTTCCTCGAGACCGACGACATCGACCTCTACGGGGTGCTGCGCGCCTCGCCGGACGAGTGGGCCCGGCGGATCGTGAAGCGGCAGGGCTACCGCACCGTCTACGAGGAGCAGTCGGGGGACGACCCTCGCTTCGAGGAGGTCGCCGCCGTCCTCACCGCGGCCGGGATCTCGACCCTCGAGAGCGAGTCGAGCTCGACGGTCTCCCGCTACCTGCCCGGCTCCCGGGGCCTCTTCGTGCGGACCCCCGGAGGCGAGGTGCCGGTGGACACCTACACCCCCCTCTTCGACCGCTACGCCGAGGCGGCGACCATCCGCCGGATCTACGTCCCGCCGGAGGACGAGGCCCGGGCGCGGGAGCTCAGCCGCCCTCGAGGTACATGA
- a CDS encoding M1 family metallopeptidase, whose amino-acid sequence MSTTPEPGRLPADPRPTRYALSLETDPARDGFEGRVEIQLAVEQAAGGVHLHALDLTLDRIELQVGESRRALTARPAEGPGREPEHGELVLSDGEPIPAGEAFLRIDFHGPFNGSMCGLYKVVDGGKPYLATQFEAADARRCFPCFDEPAFKVPFELTLRVPSGTPCFANGPEVERREEGERTVVRFEETPPIPTYLLALCVGPFEIVEAEPAGATPVRVIVPEGKAHLAEVARRFTPELLMALEDLFGLPYPYSKLDVVAVPEFAAGAMENAGLVTFREIYLLADEANLTRSRAREIAEVVAHELAHHWFGNLVTMEWWDDLWLNEAFATWVAARVVDQWRPEYEQVLALLEVRGRVMAQDALPAARQIRQPVHSVGDAEQAFDAITYLKGAAVLETIERWIGEDAFRSGVRAYLEAHRWGNARGEDLFSRLDAASGKDVTGVIRSFIEQPGVPLLVVEEAGDAPRVRQAPYALVGLEPADPQARWQIPLHLAGGADLVFGEERATLPTPLRAGHPNPAEATYLRWALPEEAMSALLDRAAELDTREQLGVVGATWAAVTGGAAPLSSYLRTVEALEDVTARPIVEQVAGSPARLHSFFPGIDEHPGFRSFAASLTGSALERLGLAPREGEPDGDTIARPAVLAAAGHHARSQEVLDHVLTLGPALVSGAEASPEIARVALALAAREGALGSEALAEALFAATDPERRTALLGGLASLPAATAGEALALLLDERFRAQDFGSVFYGMMRRHETRDAAFDWLMANFEAVRKRQPEFTFIHIGQILGEYRSAGALDEAVRRLREKAVRGGERPIEQGLQAATHAIALGQRYREELVAFLDAR is encoded by the coding sequence ATGAGCACCACACCCGAGCCCGGACGCCTCCCCGCCGACCCCCGCCCCACGCGCTACGCCCTCTCGCTCGAGACCGATCCCGCCCGGGACGGCTTCGAGGGGCGGGTCGAGATCCAGCTCGCCGTCGAGCAGGCCGCCGGGGGCGTGCACCTCCACGCCCTCGATCTCACCCTCGACCGGATCGAGCTGCAGGTCGGCGAGTCTCGGCGCGCCCTCACCGCCCGCCCCGCCGAGGGCCCGGGCCGCGAGCCCGAGCACGGGGAGCTCGTCCTCTCGGACGGCGAGCCGATCCCCGCCGGTGAGGCGTTCCTCCGGATCGACTTCCACGGCCCCTTCAACGGCAGCATGTGCGGCCTCTACAAGGTCGTGGACGGCGGCAAGCCCTACCTGGCCACCCAGTTCGAGGCCGCCGACGCCCGGCGCTGCTTCCCCTGCTTCGACGAGCCGGCCTTCAAGGTTCCCTTCGAGCTGACCCTCCGGGTCCCGTCCGGCACCCCCTGCTTCGCCAACGGCCCGGAGGTCGAGCGCCGGGAGGAGGGAGAGCGCACGGTCGTCCGCTTCGAGGAGACGCCGCCGATCCCCACCTACCTCCTGGCCCTCTGCGTGGGCCCCTTCGAGATCGTCGAGGCCGAGCCCGCGGGCGCGACGCCGGTGCGGGTGATCGTCCCCGAGGGCAAGGCGCACCTGGCGGAGGTCGCCCGGCGCTTCACGCCCGAGCTGCTGATGGCCCTCGAGGACCTCTTCGGCCTGCCCTACCCCTATTCGAAGCTGGACGTGGTCGCGGTGCCCGAGTTCGCCGCCGGCGCGATGGAGAACGCCGGCCTGGTCACCTTCCGCGAGATCTACCTGCTGGCCGACGAGGCGAACCTCACCCGCTCCCGGGCCCGGGAGATCGCCGAGGTGGTCGCGCACGAGCTGGCCCACCACTGGTTCGGCAACCTGGTGACGATGGAGTGGTGGGACGACCTCTGGCTGAACGAGGCCTTCGCCACCTGGGTCGCCGCCCGGGTCGTGGACCAGTGGCGGCCCGAGTACGAGCAGGTCCTCGCCCTGCTGGAGGTGCGCGGCCGGGTCATGGCCCAGGACGCCCTGCCGGCGGCTCGCCAGATCCGGCAGCCGGTGCACAGCGTGGGCGACGCCGAGCAGGCCTTCGACGCCATCACCTACCTGAAGGGCGCCGCGGTCCTCGAGACCATCGAGCGCTGGATCGGCGAGGACGCCTTCCGCAGCGGCGTGCGCGCCTACCTGGAGGCGCACCGCTGGGGCAACGCCAGGGGGGAGGACCTCTTCTCCCGCCTCGACGCCGCGAGCGGCAAGGACGTCACCGGCGTGATCCGCAGCTTCATCGAGCAGCCGGGCGTGCCCCTGCTGGTGGTCGAGGAGGCCGGCGACGCGCCGAGGGTGAGGCAGGCGCCCTACGCCCTGGTGGGCCTCGAGCCCGCCGACCCCCAGGCGCGCTGGCAGATCCCCCTCCACCTCGCGGGGGGCGCCGACCTCGTCTTCGGGGAGGAGCGCGCCACCCTCCCCACGCCCCTGCGGGCCGGCCACCCGAACCCCGCCGAGGCGACCTATCTGCGCTGGGCCCTCCCCGAGGAGGCGATGAGCGCGCTCCTCGATCGGGCGGCCGAGCTCGACACCCGGGAGCAGCTGGGCGTGGTGGGCGCGACCTGGGCGGCGGTCACCGGAGGCGCGGCGCCCCTCTCGAGCTACCTGCGCACCGTGGAGGCCCTCGAGGACGTCACGGCCCGCCCGATCGTCGAGCAGGTCGCCGGCAGCCCCGCCCGCCTGCACAGCTTCTTCCCGGGCATCGACGAGCATCCCGGCTTCCGCTCCTTCGCGGCCTCCCTCACCGGGAGCGCCCTCGAGCGGCTGGGCCTCGCGCCCCGTGAGGGCGAGCCCGACGGGGACACCATCGCCCGCCCCGCGGTCCTCGCCGCGGCGGGCCACCACGCCCGCTCGCAGGAGGTGCTGGATCACGTCCTCACCCTCGGGCCGGCGCTGGTCTCGGGCGCCGAGGCCAGCCCGGAGATCGCCCGGGTCGCCCTGGCCCTCGCGGCCCGGGAGGGCGCCCTCGGCTCCGAAGCCCTGGCCGAGGCCCTCTTCGCGGCCACCGATCCCGAGCGGCGGACCGCCCTCCTCGGCGGCCTGGCCAGCCTGCCCGCCGCTACCGCGGGAGAGGCCCTGGCCCTCCTCCTCGATGAGCGCTTCCGGGCCCAGGACTTCGGCAGCGTCTTCTACGGGATGATGCGCCGCCACGAGACCCGCGACGCGGCCTTCGACTGGCTGATGGCGAACTTCGAGGCCGTCCGCAAGCGGCAGCCGGAGTTCACCTTCATCCACATCGGCCAGATCCTCGGCGAGTACCGCAGCGCCGGGGCGCTCGACGAGGCGGTGCGCCGCCTGCGGGAGAAGGCCGTCCGGGGTGGCGAGCGCCCGATCGAGCAGGGCCTGCAGGCGGCCACCCACGCCATCGCCCTGGGCCAGCGCTACCGCGAGGAGCTCGTCGCCTTCCTGGACGCCCGATGA
- a CDS encoding FHA domain-containing protein: MSSKFEAWTDPESTSHGGSEKAPARHRPAPRPHLLRQTEGPGAPRELRLDGPELLIGRAVGVDLHVDAPDVSRMHAKVFRYGFDFAVRDLGSRNGVLLNGMRVSSAVLRDGDLIRVGPAVFMYLEGG; encoded by the coding sequence ATGAGCAGCAAGTTCGAAGCCTGGACCGATCCCGAGTCCACCTCCCACGGAGGCAGCGAGAAGGCTCCCGCCCGGCATCGCCCCGCGCCGCGACCGCACCTGCTGCGCCAGACGGAAGGACCGGGGGCGCCGCGCGAGCTGAGGCTGGATGGCCCCGAGCTCCTCATCGGCCGGGCGGTGGGGGTCGACCTCCACGTCGACGCCCCGGACGTCTCCCGGATGCACGCCAAGGTCTTCCGCTACGGCTTCGACTTCGCGGTGCGCGATCTCGGCAGCCGCAACGGCGTGCTGCTCAACGGCATGCGCGTCTCCTCGGCGGTGCTGCGGGACGGCGACCTCATCCGGGTCGGCCCCGCGGTCTTCATGTACCTCGAGGGCGGCTGA
- a CDS encoding M1 family metallopeptidase produces MRIPRSLTALLLTTLASTGCATLGLPEAELAALPHRLPATAAPTRYTIEWRIDPAKTEFSGRVEIDLELTGATEHLRFHAEGMKLRAPHFLVDASVEPSGRIEARLQAVPAAEGRPVDQWLALPARPLPAGAATLVLDFEAPFDTRLTGLYRVEREGQAHVYTQLEPAYARKAFPCLDEPGFKTPFAITVISPAGLEIHSNAPVERVEAQGEVQRVVFRETPPLPTYLVALVVGELETVRTSVGELPLTGLAAKGKGARLKEALATHAELLPRLEAYFGIAYPYAKLDLAALLEFAAGAMENAGLIVYREELLLSDPESRSLGAEERIGSVAAHELAHQWFGNLVTMAWWDDLWLNEAFATWMAAKIVDGWRPEYEQGLDLLAGRNQVFHSDSLAAARAVRQPVQSVAEAEAAFDGLTYVKGGSILSMLEAWLGPELFQAGIQRYLQEHAWRTATADDLFAALEAVSEEPVERVARSFLDRPGVPLLETELRCGEDAGVRLRLVQRPYQALGGAKIDGGGEPWVLPLCVAWPERESLTRQCLLLEEAEQEVVLATEQCPRWVHPNAGEHGYFRWQAPAGQLSEMARWLEGKDAPELRRMRVSLLDQAWGAVAAGALDPAEGLALIELAGASEDPRLQRMAAGKVAGVADLWPDLAETPAYRAFADRVLGARARALGWRPAEGERRAHTLMRGSLLWTLGRHGSDAGVKEGAAAQARLYLEDPTKVSADVAGTALRLARREGAVTQDELLSALEKASGSQERLTLLSGLGAAPAGEELDAALALAFDPRVRAQDVWYLFGGGFDGKERTARTFAFLKENYDELQARLPSFAGRSAARLARLVGAFCDEEGRDAAIAFFQEKDAPGHERYLALGKESADRCIAQQAKGRASAEAYLKRTLSSGSTPAG; encoded by the coding sequence ATGAGGATCCCCCGCTCCCTCACCGCCCTCCTCCTCACGACGCTGGCGAGCACGGGCTGCGCCACCCTCGGCCTGCCCGAGGCCGAGCTGGCGGCGCTGCCCCACCGCCTGCCCGCGACGGCGGCGCCGACCCGCTACACCATCGAGTGGCGGATCGACCCGGCGAAGACCGAGTTCTCGGGCCGGGTGGAGATCGACCTGGAGCTGACCGGCGCCACCGAGCACCTGCGCTTCCACGCCGAGGGGATGAAGCTGCGCGCGCCGCACTTCCTGGTCGACGCCTCGGTCGAGCCCTCGGGCCGGATCGAGGCCCGCCTGCAGGCCGTCCCGGCGGCCGAGGGGCGCCCGGTCGATCAGTGGCTCGCCCTGCCCGCGCGCCCGCTGCCGGCCGGCGCGGCGACCCTGGTGCTGGACTTCGAGGCCCCCTTCGACACCCGCCTCACCGGCCTCTACCGGGTCGAGCGGGAGGGGCAGGCCCACGTCTACACCCAGCTCGAGCCCGCCTACGCCCGCAAGGCCTTCCCCTGCCTGGACGAGCCCGGCTTCAAGACGCCCTTCGCCATCACCGTGATCAGCCCCGCCGGGCTGGAGATCCACTCGAACGCCCCCGTCGAGCGGGTCGAGGCGCAGGGCGAGGTGCAGCGGGTGGTCTTCCGCGAGACGCCGCCCCTGCCCACCTACCTGGTCGCACTGGTCGTGGGTGAGCTCGAGACCGTGCGCACCTCGGTGGGCGAGCTGCCCCTCACCGGGCTGGCCGCGAAGGGCAAGGGCGCGCGCCTGAAGGAGGCCCTCGCCACCCACGCCGAGCTGTTGCCGCGCCTCGAGGCCTACTTCGGCATCGCCTACCCCTACGCCAAGCTCGACCTGGCGGCGCTCCTCGAGTTCGCCGCCGGCGCGATGGAGAACGCGGGGCTGATCGTCTACCGGGAGGAGCTCCTCCTCTCGGATCCCGAGAGCCGCTCCCTCGGCGCCGAGGAGCGCATCGGCTCGGTGGCCGCGCACGAGCTGGCCCACCAGTGGTTCGGCAACCTGGTGACGATGGCGTGGTGGGACGATCTCTGGCTGAACGAGGCCTTCGCCACCTGGATGGCCGCCAAGATCGTCGACGGCTGGCGCCCGGAGTACGAGCAGGGCCTCGACCTCCTGGCCGGCCGCAACCAGGTCTTCCACTCCGACAGCCTCGCGGCCGCCCGGGCGGTGCGCCAGCCGGTGCAGTCGGTGGCCGAGGCCGAGGCCGCCTTCGACGGCCTGACCTACGTGAAGGGTGGCAGCATCCTCTCGATGCTCGAGGCGTGGCTGGGCCCGGAGCTCTTCCAGGCGGGCATCCAGCGCTACCTGCAGGAGCACGCCTGGCGGACCGCCACCGCCGACGACCTCTTCGCCGCCCTCGAGGCGGTCTCGGAGGAGCCGGTCGAGCGGGTCGCCCGCTCCTTCCTCGACCGGCCGGGGGTGCCGCTCCTCGAGACCGAGCTGCGCTGCGGGGAGGACGCCGGCGTCCGCCTGCGCCTGGTCCAGCGTCCCTACCAGGCCCTCGGCGGAGCGAAGATCGACGGCGGAGGAGAGCCCTGGGTCCTCCCCCTCTGCGTGGCCTGGCCCGAGCGCGAGAGCCTCACCCGCCAGTGCCTCCTCCTCGAGGAGGCCGAGCAGGAGGTCGTCCTCGCCACCGAGCAGTGCCCGCGCTGGGTGCACCCCAACGCCGGGGAGCACGGCTACTTCCGCTGGCAGGCCCCGGCCGGCCAGCTCTCCGAGATGGCCCGCTGGCTCGAGGGGAAGGACGCGCCCGAGCTTCGCCGGATGCGGGTGAGCCTCCTCGATCAGGCCTGGGGCGCGGTGGCGGCCGGCGCCCTCGATCCCGCCGAGGGCCTGGCGCTGATCGAGCTGGCCGGCGCCAGCGAGGATCCGCGCCTCCAGCGGATGGCCGCGGGCAAGGTCGCCGGCGTCGCCGACCTCTGGCCGGACCTCGCCGAGACCCCGGCCTACCGGGCCTTCGCCGACCGGGTGCTCGGCGCGCGCGCCCGGGCGCTGGGCTGGCGGCCCGCCGAGGGCGAGCGGCGCGCGCACACCCTCATGCGGGGGAGCCTCCTGTGGACCCTGGGCCGCCACGGCAGCGACGCGGGAGTGAAGGAGGGCGCCGCCGCGCAGGCCCGCCTCTACCTCGAGGATCCGACGAAGGTCTCGGCGGACGTCGCGGGCACGGCCCTCCGGCTGGCGCGCCGCGAGGGCGCCGTCACCCAGGACGAGCTGCTCTCGGCCCTCGAGAAGGCCAGCGGCAGCCAGGAGCGCCTCACCCTGCTCTCGGGCCTCGGCGCGGCGCCGGCGGGCGAGGAGCTCGACGCGGCGCTGGCCCTCGCCTTCGATCCCCGGGTTCGCGCCCAGGACGTCTGGTACCTCTTCGGCGGCGGCTTCGACGGAAAGGAGCGCACGGCCCGCACCTTCGCCTTCCTGAAGGAGAACTACGACGAGCTCCAGGCCCGCCTGCCCTCCTTCGCCGGCCGCTCGGCCGCCCGCCTCGCCCGCCTGGTGGGGGCCTTCTGCGACGAGGAGGGCCGCGACGCGGCCATCGCCTTCTTCCAGGAGAAGGACGCCCCCGGCCACGAGCGCTACCTCGCGCTGGGCAAGGAGAGCGCCGACCGCTGCATCGCCCAGCAGGCGAAGGGCCGGGCCTCGGCGGAGGCCTACCTGAAGCGGACCCTCAGCTCGGGGTCAACACCAGCCGGGTGA
- a CDS encoding metallophosphoesterase gives MPRWTYFAIFLVIALGIVAGWHYYLWLRLVRDPGWTPQVTRILTGVLVLLGLSLPLGMITARLLPPAFGKAFGWFAFVWMGGGFLLLCAVAVGDLFTQVLSRFTDLGASMPDAEPESPSRRLLLARTLAAGTTLAAASTTIYGVRGALGAVQVKDVEVQLDRLPREISGLTVVQLTDVHVGSMIGQPFVEGLVERVNALKPDLVVITGDLVDGPAERLGAAVAPLGKLESRWGTHFVTGNHEYFSGFEPWRAFLASLGIEVLENRRVTIGEAGGPSIDLAGIPDPTVARMGNGAPDLAAAVAGRDPERELLVLAHQPRAIDDAVTQGAGLLLSGHTHGGQIWPFGLLVALNQPYVAGLHRREDTQVYVSRGTGFWGPPMRVGAPAEITRLVLTPS, from the coding sequence ATGCCGCGCTGGACCTACTTCGCGATCTTCCTCGTCATCGCCCTCGGGATCGTCGCCGGCTGGCACTACTACCTCTGGCTGCGGCTGGTGCGGGACCCGGGCTGGACGCCGCAGGTGACGCGGATCCTGACCGGCGTCCTCGTGCTCCTGGGGCTCTCCCTCCCCCTCGGGATGATCACGGCGCGGCTCCTGCCCCCGGCCTTCGGGAAGGCCTTCGGCTGGTTCGCCTTCGTCTGGATGGGCGGCGGCTTCCTCCTGCTCTGCGCGGTGGCGGTGGGGGACCTCTTCACCCAGGTGCTCTCTCGCTTCACCGACCTCGGGGCGTCGATGCCCGACGCCGAGCCCGAGAGCCCCTCCCGGCGCCTGCTCCTCGCCCGCACCCTGGCCGCGGGCACCACCCTCGCCGCGGCGAGCACCACGATCTACGGCGTGCGCGGCGCGCTGGGCGCGGTGCAGGTGAAGGACGTGGAGGTGCAGCTGGACCGGCTGCCCCGGGAGATCTCGGGGCTGACGGTGGTGCAGCTCACCGACGTCCACGTCGGCTCGATGATCGGCCAGCCCTTCGTCGAGGGGCTGGTCGAGCGGGTCAATGCGTTGAAGCCCGACCTGGTCGTGATCACCGGCGATCTGGTGGACGGGCCGGCGGAGCGCCTCGGCGCCGCCGTGGCGCCGCTCGGCAAGCTGGAGAGCCGCTGGGGAACGCACTTCGTCACCGGCAACCACGAGTACTTCTCGGGCTTCGAGCCCTGGCGGGCCTTCCTCGCCTCCCTGGGCATCGAGGTGCTGGAGAACCGCCGGGTGACCATCGGCGAGGCCGGCGGCCCCTCGATCGACCTGGCCGGGATCCCCGACCCCACCGTGGCCCGGATGGGCAACGGCGCCCCCGACCTGGCGGCCGCCGTCGCCGGCCGCGATCCCGAGCGAGAGCTGCTGGTGCTGGCCCACCAGCCCCGCGCCATCGACGACGCGGTGACCCAGGGGGCGGGGCTCCTGCTCTCGGGCCACACCCACGGCGGGCAGATCTGGCCCTTCGGCCTCCTGGTGGCCCTCAACCAGCCCTACGTCGCCGGCCTCCACCGCCGCGAGGACACCCAGGTCTACGTCAGCCGCGGCACCGGCTTCTGGGGGCCGCCGATGCGGGTCGGAGCCCCGGCCGAGATCACCCGGCTGGTGTTGACCCCGAGCTGA
- a CDS encoding RsmE family RNA methyltransferase codes for MDESGEVLLRGRRALHLRKVLKVEAGQRVRAGLLGGPLGAGWIVALEGEGVRLRFEAEGEAPAPPELSLVLALPRPKVLSRVLQAAASFGLRRIDLVNAWKVEKSYFDSPRLAPARLREDLIAGCEQGAHTWLPELAVHRRFLGYLEGLPPPGGEARVFAQIGSARSLGAVLPAAGAVSLLVGPEGGLLASEEESLHEAGFRGFALGTPVLAVPVAVAVALGQVALLRGPGSVPEPGSRAIL; via the coding sequence CTGGACGAGTCCGGGGAGGTCCTCCTCCGGGGGCGCCGCGCCCTCCACCTGCGCAAGGTGCTGAAGGTCGAGGCCGGTCAGCGCGTGCGGGCCGGGTTGCTGGGCGGTCCCCTGGGCGCCGGGTGGATCGTCGCCCTGGAGGGAGAGGGCGTGCGCCTTCGCTTCGAGGCCGAGGGTGAGGCGCCCGCGCCGCCCGAGCTCTCCCTGGTCCTGGCGCTCCCCCGGCCGAAGGTCCTCTCGCGGGTGTTGCAGGCGGCGGCGAGCTTCGGCCTGCGGCGGATCGATCTGGTCAACGCCTGGAAGGTCGAGAAGAGCTACTTCGACTCCCCCCGCCTGGCCCCCGCGCGGCTGCGCGAGGATCTGATCGCCGGCTGCGAGCAGGGCGCGCACACCTGGCTGCCCGAGCTCGCCGTGCACCGCCGCTTCCTCGGCTACCTCGAGGGGCTGCCCCCGCCCGGCGGCGAGGCGCGGGTCTTCGCCCAGATCGGCTCGGCGCGGAGCCTGGGAGCGGTCTTGCCCGCGGCCGGGGCCGTCTCCCTCCTGGTGGGACCCGAGGGTGGCCTCCTCGCCAGCGAGGAGGAGAGCCTGCACGAGGCGGGCTTCCGGGGCTTCGCCCTGGGCACGCCCGTCCTGGCCGTGCCGGTGGCGGTGGCGGTCGCCCTGGGTCAGGTCGCGCTCCTGCGGGGGCCGGGTTCTGTCCCCGAGCCCGGAAGCAGGGCTATTCTGTAG